A window of Jannaschia sp. M317 contains these coding sequences:
- the hmgA gene encoding homogentisate 1,2-dioxygenase yields MTSDSPNHSLQTSRTPVGTTPGYMPGFGNDFETEALPGALPQGMNSPQKVNYGLYGEQLSGTAFTAPTHQNERTWCYRIRPSVKHTHRFQRIDLPYWKSAPHVDPDVISLGQYRWDPVPHADAALTWLTGMRTMTTAGDVNTQVGMAAHVYLVTESMVDAYFYSADSELLVVPQEGRLRFCTELGVIDLEPQEIAILPRGLVYRVEVLEGPARGFVCENYGQKFDLPGRGPIGANCMANRRDFKTPVAAFEDRDVPSTVTVKWAGQFHETRIGHSPLDVVAWHGNYAPVKYDLRTYCPVGAILFDHPDPSIFTVLTAPSGVEGTANIDFVLFRDRWMVAEDTFRPPWYHKNVMSELMGNIHGIYDAKPKGFIPGGLSLHNMMLPHGPDKTAFEGASNAELGPEKLSDTMSFMFETRFPQHLTRFAAQEAPLQDDYIDCWADLEKKFDGTPGKK; encoded by the coding sequence GCCTGCAAACATCCCGGACCCCCGTGGGCACGACGCCGGGATACATGCCGGGCTTCGGCAACGATTTCGAGACGGAGGCCCTGCCAGGTGCCCTGCCACAGGGGATGAATTCGCCTCAAAAGGTGAATTATGGCCTCTACGGAGAGCAGCTCTCGGGCACCGCCTTCACCGCGCCCACCCACCAGAACGAGCGCACCTGGTGCTATCGCATCCGCCCGTCGGTCAAGCACACCCACCGGTTCCAAAGGATCGACCTGCCGTATTGGAAATCTGCCCCGCATGTGGACCCGGATGTCATCTCGCTCGGGCAGTATCGCTGGGATCCGGTGCCCCATGCGGACGCGGCGCTGACCTGGCTGACGGGGATGCGCACGATGACGACGGCGGGGGATGTGAACACCCAGGTGGGCATGGCGGCGCATGTCTATCTGGTGACCGAAAGCATGGTCGACGCCTATTTCTACTCTGCCGACAGCGAACTGCTGGTCGTTCCGCAGGAAGGGCGGCTGCGGTTCTGCACCGAACTGGGCGTCATCGACCTGGAGCCGCAGGAAATCGCCATCCTGCCGCGCGGCCTCGTCTACCGGGTCGAGGTGCTGGAGGGGCCGGCCCGTGGTTTTGTCTGCGAGAACTATGGCCAGAAATTCGATCTGCCCGGGCGCGGCCCGATCGGGGCCAACTGCATGGCGAACCGCCGCGACTTCAAGACGCCTGTGGCCGCCTTCGAAGATCGCGACGTCCCCAGCACCGTCACGGTCAAATGGGCGGGTCAGTTTCATGAGACGCGGATCGGGCATTCGCCGCTGGATGTGGTGGCCTGGCATGGCAACTATGCGCCGGTGAAATACGACCTGCGCACCTATTGTCCGGTCGGCGCGATCCTGTTCGACCACCCGGATCCGTCCATCTTTACCGTGCTGACCGCACCGTCGGGCGTCGAGGGCACGGCCAATATCGACTTCGTATTGTTCCGGGACCGCTGGATGGTGGCCGAGGACACCTTTCGCCCGCCCTGGTACCACAAGAACGTCATGTCCGAACTGATGGGCAACATCCACGGCATCTATGATGCCAAGCCAAAGGGGTTCATCCCTGGCGGGCTTTCGCTGCACAACATGATGCTGCCGCACGGGCCGGACAAGACGGCCTTCGAGGGGGCGTCCAACGCCGAGCTTGGGCCCGAAAAACTGTCCGACACGATGTCCTTCATGTTCGAAACCCGCTTCCCGCAGCATCTGACCCGCTTCGCCGCGCAGGAGGCCCCGCTTCAGGACGACTACATCGACTGCTGGGCCGATCTGGAGAAGAAGTTCGACGGCACGCCGGGGAAGAAATGA
- the maiA gene encoding maleylacetoacetate isomerase translates to MRLYSYWRSSTAYRVRIALALKGIDAEVVPVDLLAGQQASDAYAALNPIKAVPTLVTDAGDVLTQSMAILDYMDQIVPEPPLLPRDDAVRRARVLAAAMVLATDVHPVNNLKVLRRLQSLTGEDAGLPWVRHWLTEGLAAFAALIDPDTPFCFGDTPDLADICLTAQLYNAHRWGVDLAPFARLAEIEARCLALPAFDAARPENQKDASR, encoded by the coding sequence ATGAGGCTCTATTCCTACTGGCGCTCCTCCACCGCTTATCGGGTGCGGATCGCGCTGGCGTTGAAAGGGATCGACGCAGAGGTGGTGCCCGTCGATCTGCTTGCCGGACAGCAGGCGTCGGATGCCTATGCGGCGCTGAACCCGATCAAGGCCGTGCCGACCCTGGTGACCGACGCGGGCGACGTGCTGACGCAGTCGATGGCGATCCTGGACTATATGGATCAGATCGTGCCGGAACCGCCCCTGTTGCCCCGGGATGACGCTGTGCGTCGGGCACGGGTTCTTGCGGCGGCCATGGTCTTGGCCACCGACGTGCATCCGGTGAACAACCTGAAGGTGCTTCGACGGCTTCAGAGTTTGACAGGCGAAGACGCGGGCCTGCCTTGGGTGCGTCACTGGCTGACCGAGGGGCTCGCGGCCTTTGCGGCCCTGATCGACCCCGATACTCCGTTCTGCTTTGGCGACACGCCCGATCTGGCGGACATTTGCCTGACCGCCCAGCTTTACAACGCGCACCGCTGGGGCGTGGACCTGGCACCCTTTGCCCGGCTGGCCGAGATCGAGGCGCGGTGCCTTGCCCTGCCTGCCTTTGACGCGGCCCGACCGGAAAACCAGAAAGACGCTTCTCGATGA